In Mastacembelus armatus chromosome 4, fMasArm1.2, whole genome shotgun sequence, the following are encoded in one genomic region:
- the LOC113140096 gene encoding transmembrane protein 69-like, giving the protein MLSVSFRRSTFVAQKLFHWASAVTGVSDGVCGSLQTCWVSSTDGDTGLLKPPGVLGFMRTAPFLRAQTHVAPFLMRNQYFHSSAVRLKKRPQPEPSPRELDLLRYDMKNLWESPKPALYLGFAGLIPFVSPTLFMAMTESFSPELAYAQLAYGASIMSFLGGSRWGFALPESSPARPDWINLANSVVPSLLAWVAMLMSDSLIPAATMIIMGLGISLHYDLSLLPTYPSWFKALRSVLTIVACFSLVGTLIINGLYPEKKFF; this is encoded by the exons ATGCTCTCTGTTTCATTCAGAAGAAGCACATTTGTAGCCCAGAAG CTGTTCCACTGGGCATCAGCTGTGACTGGAGTTTCTGATGGCGTATGTGGGTCCCTGCAGACCTGCTGGGTGTCCTCCACAGATGGAGACACTGGACTTTTAAAACCTCCTGGTGTGCTTGGTTTCATGAGGACAGCGCCCTTCCTCAGGGCTCAGACCCATGTTGCTCCGTTTCTAATGAGGAACCAGTATTTCCACTCGTCTGCTGTGAGGTTGAAGAAGCGACCACAGCCTGAACCCTCACCCAGGGAGCTGGATCTGCTGCGCTATGACATGAAGAACTTGTGGGAGAGTCCCAAACCTGCGCTTTACCTGGGGTTCGCAGGGCTGATCCCTTTTGTGTCCCCTACTCTGTTTATGGCTATGACTGAGAGCTTTTCCCCAGAGTTGGCCTATGCACAGTTAGCCTATGGAGCCTCCATTATGTCCTTCCTGGGTGGATCTCGCTGGGGATTTGCTCTTCCTGAGAGCAGCCCAGCCAGACCTGACTGGATAAACCTGGCCAACAGTGTGGTTCCCTCTCTGTTGGCCTGGGTGGCCATGCTGATGAGCGACAGCCTTATTCCTGCAGCCACCATGATTATCATGGGACTAGGAATCTCTTTGCATTATGATCTCTCTCTGCTCCCTACTTACCCCAGCTGGTTCAAAGCCCTGCGCTCTGTCCTCACCATTGTGGCGTGTTTTTCTCTTGTTGGTACACTCATAATTAATGGCCTGTACCCAGAAAAgaagtttttttaa
- the tm4sf4 gene encoding transmembrane 4 L6 family member 4, whose protein sequence is MCSGSFAKCLGISLMPLSIVCVLCNILLFFPGGKAVESENITEQVWYFGGILGSGVLMIFPALVFLGLKNNDCCGCCGNESCGRRFAMLSSILFAAVGVLGAGYSVIVSAVGINHGPKCVISMDGNGTEWGTPFSNGDYLGNQTAWSKCLEPPGVVSWHLSLFSVLLVMGLIQMALCAVQVVNGLLGALCGDCCGGSDGNV, encoded by the exons ATGTGTTCAGGCAGTTTTGCCAAGTGTCTGGGGATCAGTCTGATGCCTCTGtcaattgtgtgtgtgctgtgcaaCATTCTGCTCTTCTTTCCTGGTGGAAAGGCTGTGGAGAGCGAAAACATCACTGAGCAGGTCTGGTACTTTGGAGGTATTCTGGGATCTGGAGTGCTG ATGATTTTTCCAGCTCTGGTCTTCCTGGGTCTGAAGAACAATGACTGTTGCGGTTGCTGTGGCAACGAAAGCTGTGGGCGGAGATTTGCG ATGCTGAGCTCCATCCTGTTTGCAGCTGTGGGTGTGTTGGGGGCTGGTTACTCGGTTATAGTTTCTGCTGTGGGCATCAACCATGGGCCTAAGTGTGTGATTTCCATGGATGGCAACGGGACAGAGTGGGGCACTCCCTTCTCAAATGG AGACTACCTGGGCAATCAAACTGCCTGGTCAAAGTGTTTAGAGCCACCCGGGGTTGTGTCCTGGCATCTGTCTCTGTTCTCGGTGCTGCTGGTCATGGGTTTAATCCAGATGGCACTGTGTGCTGTGCAGGTAGTGAATGGCCTGCTGGGAGCGCTGTGTGGGGACTGCTGTGGAGGG AGTGATGGAAATGTCTGA
- the LOC113139996 gene encoding glutathione hydrolase-like YwrD proenzyme isoform X3, which produces MEGCGYTAEAPPLPFDVLNITVPGAAACWCDTLQLFGSHKLSLQEVLSGAVELAEVGFPVSEVTAHQWTNCVAALKNAGKELGGDLLMDNKPPKHGQVFRNPALARTLKKLGEEGKPAFYQGRVAQAIVDVIKQHGGVMTLEDLSSHDSEVITPISTDYKGVRLWEPPPNSQGLAALLLLNILENFSLKALGHNSSDYIHVLVEAVRLAQTDALCYLGDPDHVTLPVDTLLEKTYSHQQAQHISMDRAMEGVKPGLMTGSDTVYFCVIDSQGNACSFVNSNYMGFGSGLVPKDCGFSLQNRGANFSLRHNHVNCVAGGKRPYHTIIPALLTDSAAKSQKPRLLAALGVMGAFMQPQGHVQVLLNMLEFGMNPQQALDAPRVYVHYDNKTDEWCVNLEEGVDQEVAEELRRRGHKVNWPVTGHKRSQFGRGQIITVGDWWNPSGSLTDHSASVLWAGSDSRADGCAQGY; this is translated from the exons ATGGAAGGATGTGGTTACACTGCTGAGGCTCCTCCGTTACCTTTTGATGTCTTGAACATCACAGTTCCAGGGGCTGCAGCGTGCTGGTGTGATACCTTACAGCTGTTTGGTAGCCACAAG CTGTCCTTGCAGGAGGTGCTGAGTGGGGCAGTGGAGCTCGCAGAGGTGGGGTTTCCTGTTTCTGAGGTAACAGCCCACCAATGGACAAACTGTGTGGCTGCACTTAAAAATGCTGGGAAAGAACTGGGTGGAGACCTGCTGATGGACAATAAACCACCCAAACATGGACAAGTATTCAGAAACCCTGCCCTGGCCCGTACACTGAAG AAACTGGGTGAGGAAGGCAAACCAGCTTTCTATCAGGGCAGAGTAGCCCAAGCCATTGTTGATGTCATCAAACAACATGGAGGAGTCATGACCCTAGAAGACCTGAGCAGCCACGACAGTGAGGTCATCACTCCCATAAGCACAGATTACAAG GGTGTGCGTCTGTGGGAGCCTCCTCCTAACAGTCAGGGACTAGCTGCTTTGCTGCTGCTCAACATCCTGGAGAACTTCTCTCTCAAAG ctttaGGCCATAACAGCTCTGACTATATCCATGTTTTGGTGGAGGCTGTGCGTCTGGCACAGACAGACGCTCTGTGTTACCTGGGGGATCCGGACCATGTAACCCTGCCTGTGGATACCTTACTGGAAAAGACCTACAGCCACCAGCAAGCCCAACACATCAGCatggacag gGCCATGGAGGGAGTGAAGCCTGGCCTGATGACAGGAAGTGACACGGTCTATTTCTGTGTGATTGACAGCCAGGGGAACGCCTGCTCATTTGTGAACAGTAACTACATGGGCTTTGGTAGCGGGCTGGTCCCTAAAGATTGTGGATTCTCACTACAG AATCGTGGTGCCAACTTTTCTCTGCGTCATAACCATGTTAACTGTGTTGCTGGGGGGAAACGACCATATCACACTATAATCCCTGCACTCCTCACTGACTCTGCAGCCAAATCACAAAAACCAAGACTGCTTGCTGCACTTGGGGTGATGGGAGCTTTTATGCAACCACAAGGACATGTCCAA gtGTTGTTGAACATGTTGGAGTTTGGGATGAATCCTCAACAGGCTCTGGATGCACCAAGAGTCTACGTACATTATGACAACAaaa CTGATGAGTGGTGTGTTAATCTGGAGGAGGGGGTCGACCAGGAGGTAGCAGAGGAACTGAGAAGACGCGGCCACAAAGTCAACTGGCCGGTCACAG GCCACAAGAGATCTCAGTTTGGGCGGGGACAGATCATCACTGTGGGGGATTGGTGGAACCCGTCGGGCTCTCTCACTGATCATTCAGCCAGTGTACTGTGGGCAGGATCAGACTCCAGAGCTGATGGATGTGCTCAGGGATACTAG
- the LOC113139996 gene encoding glutathione hydrolase-like YwrD proenzyme isoform X2: MDTDLTFSSRRSPVLCLHGCVASSQSLPTGIGLDVLKRGGNAADAAVAIAAALAVTEPCSTGLGGDAFCLFYDGKTGEIRGINGSGRSPRAQTLDFMEGCGYTAEAPPLPFDVLNITVPGAAACWCDTLQLFGSHKLSLQEVLSGAVELAEVGFPVSEVTAHQWTNCVAALKNAGKELGGDLLMDNKPPKHGQVFRNPALARTLKKLGEEGKPAFYQGRVAQAIVDVIKQHGGVMTLEDLSSHDSEGVRLWEPPPNSQGLAALLLLNILENFSLKALGHNSSDYIHVLVEAVRLAQTDALCYLGDPDHVTLPVDTLLEKTYSHQQAQHISMDRAMEGVKPGLMTGSDTVYFCVIDSQGNACSFVNSNYMGFGSGLVPKDCGFSLQNRGANFSLRHNHVNCVAGGKRPYHTIIPALLTDSAAKSQKPRLLAALGVMGAFMQPQGHVQVLLNMLEFGMNPQQALDAPRVYVHYDNKTDEWCVNLEEGVDQEVAEELRRRGHKVNWPVTGHKRSQFGRGQIITVGDWWNPSGSLTDHSASVLWAGSDSRADGCAQGY, from the exons ATGGATACCGACTTGACTTTCTCCTCTCGTCGGTCTCCGGTGCTGTGTTTACACGGCTGTGTAGCGTCCAGTCAGTCGCTACCGACCGGGATAGGACTGG ATGTCCTGAAGCGTGGTGGTAATGCAGCAGATGCTGCAGTTGCCATAGCAGCTGCTCTGGCGGTAACAGAACCATGCAGCACAGGTCTGGGTGGGGATGCATTCTGCTTGTTCTACGATGGAAAGACCGGAGAGATCAGGGGGATTAATGGCAG TGGTCGTTCGCCCAGAGCTCAAACCCTGGACTTCATGGAAGGATGTGGTTACACTGCTGAGGCTCCTCCGTTACCTTTTGATGTCTTGAACATCACAGTTCCAGGGGCTGCAGCGTGCTGGTGTGATACCTTACAGCTGTTTGGTAGCCACAAG CTGTCCTTGCAGGAGGTGCTGAGTGGGGCAGTGGAGCTCGCAGAGGTGGGGTTTCCTGTTTCTGAGGTAACAGCCCACCAATGGACAAACTGTGTGGCTGCACTTAAAAATGCTGGGAAAGAACTGGGTGGAGACCTGCTGATGGACAATAAACCACCCAAACATGGACAAGTATTCAGAAACCCTGCCCTGGCCCGTACACTGAAG AAACTGGGTGAGGAAGGCAAACCAGCTTTCTATCAGGGCAGAGTAGCCCAAGCCATTGTTGATGTCATCAAACAACATGGAGGAGTCATGACCCTAGAAGACCTGAGCAGCCACGACAGTGAG GGTGTGCGTCTGTGGGAGCCTCCTCCTAACAGTCAGGGACTAGCTGCTTTGCTGCTGCTCAACATCCTGGAGAACTTCTCTCTCAAAG ctttaGGCCATAACAGCTCTGACTATATCCATGTTTTGGTGGAGGCTGTGCGTCTGGCACAGACAGACGCTCTGTGTTACCTGGGGGATCCGGACCATGTAACCCTGCCTGTGGATACCTTACTGGAAAAGACCTACAGCCACCAGCAAGCCCAACACATCAGCatggacag gGCCATGGAGGGAGTGAAGCCTGGCCTGATGACAGGAAGTGACACGGTCTATTTCTGTGTGATTGACAGCCAGGGGAACGCCTGCTCATTTGTGAACAGTAACTACATGGGCTTTGGTAGCGGGCTGGTCCCTAAAGATTGTGGATTCTCACTACAG AATCGTGGTGCCAACTTTTCTCTGCGTCATAACCATGTTAACTGTGTTGCTGGGGGGAAACGACCATATCACACTATAATCCCTGCACTCCTCACTGACTCTGCAGCCAAATCACAAAAACCAAGACTGCTTGCTGCACTTGGGGTGATGGGAGCTTTTATGCAACCACAAGGACATGTCCAA gtGTTGTTGAACATGTTGGAGTTTGGGATGAATCCTCAACAGGCTCTGGATGCACCAAGAGTCTACGTACATTATGACAACAaaa CTGATGAGTGGTGTGTTAATCTGGAGGAGGGGGTCGACCAGGAGGTAGCAGAGGAACTGAGAAGACGCGGCCACAAAGTCAACTGGCCGGTCACAG GCCACAAGAGATCTCAGTTTGGGCGGGGACAGATCATCACTGTGGGGGATTGGTGGAACCCGTCGGGCTCTCTCACTGATCATTCAGCCAGTGTACTGTGGGCAGGATCAGACTCCAGAGCTGATGGATGTGCTCAGGGATACTAG
- the LOC113139996 gene encoding glutathione hydrolase-like YwrD proenzyme isoform X1 encodes MDTDLTFSSRRSPVLCLHGCVASSQSLPTGIGLDVLKRGGNAADAAVAIAAALAVTEPCSTGLGGDAFCLFYDGKTGEIRGINGSGRSPRAQTLDFMEGCGYTAEAPPLPFDVLNITVPGAAACWCDTLQLFGSHKLSLQEVLSGAVELAEVGFPVSEVTAHQWTNCVAALKNAGKELGGDLLMDNKPPKHGQVFRNPALARTLKKLGEEGKPAFYQGRVAQAIVDVIKQHGGVMTLEDLSSHDSEVITPISTDYKGVRLWEPPPNSQGLAALLLLNILENFSLKALGHNSSDYIHVLVEAVRLAQTDALCYLGDPDHVTLPVDTLLEKTYSHQQAQHISMDRAMEGVKPGLMTGSDTVYFCVIDSQGNACSFVNSNYMGFGSGLVPKDCGFSLQNRGANFSLRHNHVNCVAGGKRPYHTIIPALLTDSAAKSQKPRLLAALGVMGAFMQPQGHVQVLLNMLEFGMNPQQALDAPRVYVHYDNKTDEWCVNLEEGVDQEVAEELRRRGHKVNWPVTGHKRSQFGRGQIITVGDWWNPSGSLTDHSASVLWAGSDSRADGCAQGY; translated from the exons ATGGATACCGACTTGACTTTCTCCTCTCGTCGGTCTCCGGTGCTGTGTTTACACGGCTGTGTAGCGTCCAGTCAGTCGCTACCGACCGGGATAGGACTGG ATGTCCTGAAGCGTGGTGGTAATGCAGCAGATGCTGCAGTTGCCATAGCAGCTGCTCTGGCGGTAACAGAACCATGCAGCACAGGTCTGGGTGGGGATGCATTCTGCTTGTTCTACGATGGAAAGACCGGAGAGATCAGGGGGATTAATGGCAG TGGTCGTTCGCCCAGAGCTCAAACCCTGGACTTCATGGAAGGATGTGGTTACACTGCTGAGGCTCCTCCGTTACCTTTTGATGTCTTGAACATCACAGTTCCAGGGGCTGCAGCGTGCTGGTGTGATACCTTACAGCTGTTTGGTAGCCACAAG CTGTCCTTGCAGGAGGTGCTGAGTGGGGCAGTGGAGCTCGCAGAGGTGGGGTTTCCTGTTTCTGAGGTAACAGCCCACCAATGGACAAACTGTGTGGCTGCACTTAAAAATGCTGGGAAAGAACTGGGTGGAGACCTGCTGATGGACAATAAACCACCCAAACATGGACAAGTATTCAGAAACCCTGCCCTGGCCCGTACACTGAAG AAACTGGGTGAGGAAGGCAAACCAGCTTTCTATCAGGGCAGAGTAGCCCAAGCCATTGTTGATGTCATCAAACAACATGGAGGAGTCATGACCCTAGAAGACCTGAGCAGCCACGACAGTGAGGTCATCACTCCCATAAGCACAGATTACAAG GGTGTGCGTCTGTGGGAGCCTCCTCCTAACAGTCAGGGACTAGCTGCTTTGCTGCTGCTCAACATCCTGGAGAACTTCTCTCTCAAAG ctttaGGCCATAACAGCTCTGACTATATCCATGTTTTGGTGGAGGCTGTGCGTCTGGCACAGACAGACGCTCTGTGTTACCTGGGGGATCCGGACCATGTAACCCTGCCTGTGGATACCTTACTGGAAAAGACCTACAGCCACCAGCAAGCCCAACACATCAGCatggacag gGCCATGGAGGGAGTGAAGCCTGGCCTGATGACAGGAAGTGACACGGTCTATTTCTGTGTGATTGACAGCCAGGGGAACGCCTGCTCATTTGTGAACAGTAACTACATGGGCTTTGGTAGCGGGCTGGTCCCTAAAGATTGTGGATTCTCACTACAG AATCGTGGTGCCAACTTTTCTCTGCGTCATAACCATGTTAACTGTGTTGCTGGGGGGAAACGACCATATCACACTATAATCCCTGCACTCCTCACTGACTCTGCAGCCAAATCACAAAAACCAAGACTGCTTGCTGCACTTGGGGTGATGGGAGCTTTTATGCAACCACAAGGACATGTCCAA gtGTTGTTGAACATGTTGGAGTTTGGGATGAATCCTCAACAGGCTCTGGATGCACCAAGAGTCTACGTACATTATGACAACAaaa CTGATGAGTGGTGTGTTAATCTGGAGGAGGGGGTCGACCAGGAGGTAGCAGAGGAACTGAGAAGACGCGGCCACAAAGTCAACTGGCCGGTCACAG GCCACAAGAGATCTCAGTTTGGGCGGGGACAGATCATCACTGTGGGGGATTGGTGGAACCCGTCGGGCTCTCTCACTGATCATTCAGCCAGTGTACTGTGGGCAGGATCAGACTCCAGAGCTGATGGATGTGCTCAGGGATACTAG